CACCAGGATTTACTATTTGTCCCTCTTTAATAAACACAGCTCCACTAATATAATCAAGAATTCTTTGAGACTCTTCCTCTTTTAAGTCAAATAGATTTATATGTACTATTTTTTCCTGTTTTATATACTCTACACATTTTGTACAATCCTCAAATTTTGAAGGTTTTATAAAAACTATATCATATTCTTTATCCATGTTATCTCTCCTTTACCCTTTAATTAGAACAACTATATAATAAGAATACTATTTTATTCTATTTTTTTCAACTTTTTATTTTTTTATCTTTACAATAGCTGGAGTTATAAAATTTTCACCATCATATCTTAGAGTAGAAGCATCTTCTCCTATATACCCAGTAACTATTGCACTACCAACTAATTTCTCTTCATATCCTAGAATCTCTCCTCTATATTCAATAGGTGCTCCTAGTTTATATACTTCCATCTCTGTTCCAATTCTTAAATTACTATTAATTCCAGAGTTGATAATAATATTCCCTCCAGATTTTTTAACAACAGCAGCACTCCAAGGTGTTGAGTCAACTCTTCTAACTATCTTTTCAACTCCTTGAATTACAGCAGCTCTAAAAGCTTCCTCTTCTAAACTATTGTATGACCCATAAGTTCCTGTTCCTAAAATCGTACTAAACTCAACTCTTGAACTTCCCTCTCCAGTTTCAGTCCAAACCTTTCCATTAGTTACATCTATAACTTTTAGTTCAATTACAACTTCAGCCCTTTGCTCCTTGCTCTTAGAGATAATAGATTTATTACCTGTTGTATTAAGTGCATATTTAGTGACACTTCCAACTACAATATAATCTGTATCTAAGAATTTTTGTCTAGCTAAAAGAGATTTTTGCCCTAAAGAATCTGAAAAAGCAAGTTCTTCCATAACTGTATCTAAATCTTCTCTCTCTAACACAGTAAATCTTCCAGTATTAGAGAACTCAGATACTAAGATATCCTTTGTTGTAGAATCTGTTCTAGGAGTTCCAAATCTTGTATAATTTTTAACTTTACCTATAACCACTCTACTTTTTGGAAGTTTATTTTCTTTATAAGTGTCATACTCTCTAAGGGCTGTTATCTTATCATCTTTTCTTATACTACTCTCTATAGTTGTTTTTCCACAACCAACAAGTGCAAAGAGTACAGTGGCTAAAATTAAAACTTTTTTATTTATCATCTTTAACACTCCCTAAAGATTTTCCATCACTATTTTTAAAATCTCTTCTGGTGGTAATTCACTTGAGAAACCAGCAGCTTTCTTATGTCCACCACCACCAAATAAAGCAGCAATTACATTTACATCTTTATCAGTTTTACTTCTCATACTTCCTTTAATCATTCCAGGCTTATCTTCTCTCAAGAAAAGAGAGATATCAGCTTTTTCATAAGAGATTAATTTTTCAACTATATTTTCAGTATCTTCTTTTCTTCCACCAACTTTTAACATATCTTCATTTGAAAGAAAAAAGTAAGCTAACTCTTTTTCCGGATAAAATTCCATTTCATACATAGCTTGTCCAAGAAGTTTCATAGCAGCCATACTCTGTCTATTCCAAAATTCTTTAATAATTTTAGAGTTATTAACTCCAATATTTACTAAATCTCCTGCCATTTCAAATGTTTTTACTGTTACATTATCATGTTGAAAATTTCCAGTATCATTTACAAGTCCAACATATAGTGCTTCACCTATATTAGTATCTATTTCTATTTCACAATATTTTAAAAATCTATAGATAATCTCGCTTGTTGAAGATATATTTAAAACATAATTTAAGTTTGCATATTCAGGGTTGCTAATATGATGATCTATATTAATTATATAGCTATCTTTTATTAGATCTTTCATTACTCCAGTTCTCTCAATTGTTGCACTATCCACACATATAGCTAGATCAAAATCATACTCTTTTTTACTATCATATAGTTCTGCTTTATCACTTAGTTTTAAAAATTTTACTCTATCAGGTATCTTATCTTGCAAAATAAATCTTACATCACAATCTTTATTTAATTTTTCTATTCCACCCAAAAGAGCTAATCCAGCTCCAACAGCATCTCCATCAGGATTTACATGGGCAGTTATAATTATTTTTTTGCTCTCTAGTATCTTTTCTTTTATTTTTTGCATTATTCCTCCAAACTATTCAGTCA
The sequence above is drawn from the uncultured Fusobacterium sp. genome and encodes:
- a CDS encoding bifunctional oligoribonuclease/PAP phosphatase NrnA; amino-acid sequence: MQKIKEKILESKKIIITAHVNPDGDAVGAGLALLGGIEKLNKDCDVRFILQDKIPDRVKFLKLSDKAELYDSKKEYDFDLAICVDSATIERTGVMKDLIKDSYIINIDHHISNPEYANLNYVLNISSTSEIIYRFLKYCEIEIDTNIGEALYVGLVNDTGNFQHDNVTVKTFEMAGDLVNIGVNNSKIIKEFWNRQSMAAMKLLGQAMYEMEFYPEKELAYFFLSNEDMLKVGGRKEDTENIVEKLISYEKADISLFLREDKPGMIKGSMRSKTDKDVNVIAALFGGGGHKKAAGFSSELPPEEILKIVMENL
- a CDS encoding cell division protein SepF, producing MDKEYDIVFIKPSKFEDCTKCVEYIKQEKIVHINLFDLKEEESQRILDYISGAVFIKEGQIVNPGEKVFCTIPKNKSFYFDDRDRRSTLDSRYDEEEEIIPSYKTK
- a CDS encoding CsgG/HfaB family protein produces the protein MINKKVLILATVLFALVGCGKTTIESSIRKDDKITALREYDTYKENKLPKSRVVIGKVKNYTRFGTPRTDSTTKDILVSEFSNTGRFTVLEREDLDTVMEELAFSDSLGQKSLLARQKFLDTDYIVVGSVTKYALNTTGNKSIISKSKEQRAEVVIELKVIDVTNGKVWTETGEGSSRVEFSTILGTGTYGSYNSLEEEAFRAAVIQGVEKIVRRVDSTPWSAAVVKKSGGNIIINSGINSNLRIGTEMEVYKLGAPIEYRGEILGYEEKLVGSAIVTGYIGEDASTLRYDGENFITPAIVKIKK